ACCTGATCCATCCCGGCCAGGTCTTCAAACTGCCCGGCGACGCGAAGGGTTCGACCGGCAGCCTCGGCCAGCCCAGCAACATCGCCCTGGCCGACGGCACGCCGCCGCCTCGCGACGGCGCGGCGCAGATCGGCGACGGCCCGCTTCCCGGCGGGACGGGCGTGGGGCGCTGGAAGGAACTCATCGACCGCGCGGCGGCCGCCACCGGCGTGCCGGCCCGCCTCATCGCTGCGGTCATGCAGGCCGAGTCGGGCGGCGATCCCAACGCCGGCTCGTCGGCCGGCGCGCAGGGTCTGATGCAGCTCATGCCCGCCACCGCTCGCGGCCTGGGCGTGACGAACATCCGCGATCCCTGGCAGAACCTGCTGGGCGGCGCCAAGTACCTCCGGCAGCAACTCGACGCCTTCGGCTGGGACGTCCGCAAGGCCCTGGCGGCCTACAACGCCGGGCCGGGCGCGGTGCAGAAGTACGGCGGCGTGCCGCCCTACGCCGAGACCCAGAACTACGTGAGGAAGATCACGACCGCCCTGGCGTAGCGCCTCGGCCCGGGCGGGTACACTCTCCTGGTGAGGAGGGTCATCACCGCTGGCGCCCTCGTCGTCGCCGCGCTCGCGTGCGGCTGCGATCTGGCGTCCGTCCTGCGCTTCCCGACGGCGCCCGGGTCCGGCAACAAGGTCCCGCCGCCCGAGCCCCTGGTCGGGCAGGTGCAGGATGCCGACGGCAAGCCGGCCGCCGGCGTGAAAATCGAAGCATTCCAGGCGCGCGAGGCCCCGCCGGGCATCGCCTCCAACGCCCAGGTCATGGGCCTGCTGGGCAATGCGGGCGCGGGCCTGATCGGCAACGCCGGGTCGGGCCTCATCGGCAACGCGGGCAGCGGCCTGGCGGGCAACGCCGGGGCCGGCCTGACCGGCGCCAACCCGTTTCGCCGCGTCGCGTTCGTCGGCGGGACGACCGACGCCAGCGGCTCGTTCTTCTTCCGGCCCGACAGCGACGACGATTTCAACTTCGAGGCGACCGGCACCTCGGCCAAGGCCTGGAAGCTCAAGCTGCGCGTGGCCAAGGCGGCGACGGCCAGCCTGACGCTCAAGCTCGCCGCCACCGGCGCGATCGCCGGCACGGTGACGCCCGCCGGCACCGGTTCGCAGGACGTCATCGTCGTGGTGCCGGGCTCGATCTATTTCACGTACGCCGGCACCGACGGCAAGTTCCAGCTCGACGGAATTCCGGCCGGCCGCTTCGAACTCCGCGCCGCGCGGGCCGGCTACAAGGCTGCCGCCATCGACCACCCGAACTCGATCGTGGTCAAGCCGGGCGAGACCGCCACGGTGAGCCTTACGCTGGAGCCGAAGTAGGTCGGAACCTCGCGACGCCCGCTGCGGCCCGCCAGGAGGCCGTGGCGAGGAGAGCTGTCGCACCGCAAGCAAGCTTCTTGACAGAATGACGATAAATCGTTTACCCTTGAGTTGCTGGAGGCTAGCATGCGCAACCCCGACTCGTACCCCGCGTCGACCATCGACGCCAAGCTGGATGTGATCATGCGGATGATCGACGGACTGGCGGCGGTGATGAACGCCAAGTTCGAGGCCGTCGACAGACGCTTCGAGGCCGTCGACAGGCGTTTCGAGTCCATCGACAGGCGCTTCGATTCCCTCGAGGCCACTTTTTCGGCGAAACTCGAGGGCGAGGTCCGCCGCCTCGACACCCGCATCGACGGCTTGCGCAACGAGATCAGGATCTGGGTGCTGATCGCGGCCGTGGTGATTTCGCCACTGATCACGACCCTCATGACCCGCGCCGTCGCCACCGCGTGGCCGCAGCCCGGCGCTCCCGCCGCCACCATTCGCTAGGTTGCGGGCCGAGCCTGGTCAGGCCGGAAAACCAGAGCAACCTTGGTAGAGCTGGTCGAGACCGCCACGGACAGGCTTTAGCCTCGGCCGTACCAGGTCAGAACTTGACGATCAGTCCGTTGTCGCCGACCGCCCACCCGGCCGCGGTGCCGTAGAAGCTTACCGCCCGGAGGTTCTTGCCCGGGACCGCCATCGTGGTCCACGTGGCCGACCCGGGGTAGCGGATGACGACCAGGCCGGGGCCCACCGCAATCCAGCCGTTTCCCAGCCGGGAAACGGCTTCCAGGGGACTGCTGGCCTGGCCGGCCTTGAAGACCTGCTGCCACGACGCGCCGCCGTCCACGGTCTCGGCAATCGTCGGGATGTTGTCGTCGCCGGTCCCCTCGCCCACCACGACGGCGCTGTTGGCCGACGAGGCCGCGAGGGCATACTTGCCGGCGGCTCGTACGCCGGGGACCGAGGACGTCCACGTCGCGCCGCCGTCGAGAGACCGGTAGACGCGATCCCCGTTCGGCTCGCCCCAGTGCGCCTTGGTCCACAGGATGGACTGGTCGACGGCCGAGAGGCTCTGCATCTTGACCGGCGGGCTGTAGCACTGTGCCACGTTGTAACCGCCGTCCAGAGAGACGTTCAGCCCACTATCGCTCGGGCATGCTCCGCCGGCCCCTGCCATCATGATGGTGTTTGAATCGAATGCACGGATGCTGAGGCCAAAGTACAGCGAGTTCACGACCGTCCAAGTCGCGCCCGAATCGACACTCCTTCTCAGGGACTTGCTCGAACCCATGGCAAAAATCGCGCCGTCCAAGGCGGACACATCGTCGAGAGTGTCATTTGGGTCGAACACGCGCGCCCACGACGTGCCGCCGTTCGTGGTTCGAAAGACGACGGTAGGGGGGCATAGCCGCTTCTTTCCCCAGGCGTAGGCCTTGGCCGCCGAAACCGCCGTGACACCCCAGAAATGGTGACTATCCGTAAATCCGTCGCTGCACCTTGGCGAATCGGACTGATGGCGCCGCCCACATGACTCCGCCCCGGCATGGCGGCCGGCACAGAGGCCGGCCCCACCCGCGGCATCGGTGGCGCAGGCCTCCGTGCCTGCGGCAGCGAGGCGCTAGGCCATTTGAGCGCTGCGATGAGTCTCGCCATAACCCAGCGACACGCCCACGGGCGCCGCGTCGGTCACCGCCCCCGCAGTCACGACGATCGGCTGCGTCACGATGGGCCCGGGGCCGAAGCGCAGGACCTGCGTGCC
This genomic interval from Candidatus Tanganyikabacteria bacterium contains the following:
- a CDS encoding transglycosylase SLT domain-containing protein — encoded protein: MAQNTLGDGSRWREIYELNKDQIKNPDLIHPGQVFKLPGDAKGSTGSLGQPSNIALADGTPPPRDGAAQIGDGPLPGGTGVGRWKELIDRAAAATGVPARLIAAVMQAESGGDPNAGSSAGAQGLMQLMPATARGLGVTNIRDPWQNLLGGAKYLRQQLDAFGWDVRKALAAYNAGPGAVQKYGGVPPYAETQNYVRKITTALA
- a CDS encoding carboxypeptidase regulatory-like domain-containing protein, which gives rise to MRRVITAGALVVAALACGCDLASVLRFPTAPGSGNKVPPPEPLVGQVQDADGKPAAGVKIEAFQAREAPPGIASNAQVMGLLGNAGAGLIGNAGSGLIGNAGSGLAGNAGAGLTGANPFRRVAFVGGTTDASGSFFFRPDSDDDFNFEATGTSAKAWKLKLRVAKAATASLTLKLAATGAIAGTVTPAGTGSQDVIVVVPGSIYFTYAGTDGKFQLDGIPAGRFELRAARAGYKAAAIDHPNSIVVKPGETATVSLTLEPK